Proteins encoded within one genomic window of Salinisphaera sp. T31B1:
- a CDS encoding ATP-binding protein, with product MNHQPSETNDTPRRLTELEHELVEERERRYRAENNERCFRELAEHIREVFWMTNAMGDELVYVSPAYENIWGQTCDSLYEDPGSRLTWVHEADREQVLVAFKRDAATGDYDEIFRIDRPDGQMRWIRDRAYPVYDDAGQLYRLAGFALDITDRIQNNDRLTRLNDSISTRDRMAIFAALGTGLAHDLSQPLTAARNFIAHAGQHLAASARPARTALTRADTEIERATSMIHHLRDFVRDGEPARRVIPLAPLIDDIHQIMDAALRENDVRYYGPDPAKLQDVEVPIDRILTQQILRNLITNAIDAFDVDHTSRDIRIDTAQVDDHIEIEVSDNGPGIGEDVALFEPFATTKAEGLGLGLAISRTLARSHGGDLMVANRGRAGAPARAANDEIRTAFVLRLPLA from the coding sequence ATGAATCACCAGCCTAGCGAAACGAACGACACGCCCAGGCGTCTGACCGAACTGGAACACGAACTCGTCGAGGAACGCGAACGGCGCTATCGCGCGGAGAACAACGAGCGCTGCTTTCGGGAACTCGCAGAGCATATTCGAGAAGTGTTCTGGATGACCAACGCCATGGGCGACGAGCTGGTCTATGTAAGTCCGGCCTACGAAAACATCTGGGGCCAGACTTGCGACAGCCTGTATGAAGACCCCGGCAGCCGACTAACGTGGGTCCACGAGGCCGATCGCGAACAGGTACTGGTCGCCTTCAAGCGGGATGCCGCGACCGGCGACTACGACGAAATCTTTCGTATCGACCGTCCCGACGGCCAGATGCGCTGGATCCGCGATCGCGCCTATCCGGTCTACGACGATGCCGGGCAACTCTACCGTCTGGCCGGCTTCGCGCTGGATATCACCGATCGCATCCAGAACAACGACCGTCTCACCCGCTTGAACGACTCCATCAGCACACGTGATCGCATGGCCATCTTCGCGGCGCTGGGTACCGGACTGGCACACGACCTGAGCCAGCCGCTGACCGCAGCCCGCAATTTCATTGCCCATGCGGGCCAGCACCTGGCCGCCAGCGCTCGCCCGGCACGTACGGCCCTAACGCGCGCGGACACCGAAATCGAGCGGGCCACTTCGATGATCCATCACCTGCGCGATTTCGTGCGCGACGGCGAACCGGCCCGGCGGGTGATTCCCCTGGCGCCGTTGATCGACGATATCCACCAGATCATGGATGCCGCCCTGCGCGAAAACGATGTCCGCTACTACGGACCGGACCCGGCAAAGCTGCAGGACGTCGAGGTGCCGATCGACCGGATCCTAACCCAGCAGATCCTGCGTAATCTGATCACCAACGCCATCGACGCATTCGATGTCGATCACACCAGTCGTGATATACGGATCGATACGGCACAGGTCGACGACCATATCGAAATCGAGGTGTCCGACAACGGGCCCGGCATCGGCGAAGACGTGGCGTTGTTCGAACCGTTTGCCACCACCAAGGCCGAGGGCCTTGGCCTGGGACTGGCCATCAGCCGTACGCTGGCACGCAGCCATGGCGGCGACCTGATGGTCGCCAACCGTGGCCGCGCCGGCGCACCCGCTCGGGCGGCCAACGACGAGATCCGTACCGCGTTCGTCCTGCGTTTGCCACTGGCCTGA
- the thpD gene encoding ectoine hydroxylase, which yields MRHDDYVTRTRVERERHIRCDPVVHMPTTQRWDGPLGEVALSDFERDGFLSFEGFFSEERMAPFFDELDEMGRDEDLLRQDGVIRDPKSGAIRSVFDMHRISQRFDELTRDPRILGMVRQLLGGDVYIHQSRINDKYGFQGAGFDWHSDFETWHAEDGMPRMRAVSASIMLTDNNEFNGPLMLIPGSHHHFVPCQGTTPDDNWKSSLKAQEAGVPSQSNLQALVNRGGIVAPKGRAGSLLLFECNTLHASNSNMSPWPRSNLFFVYNSVDNALEQPFAAETPRPSFLANRDHPEPLEMQDPLGMPFRRSA from the coding sequence ATGCGACACGACGATTACGTTACGCGCACGCGGGTCGAACGCGAGCGCCACATACGCTGCGACCCGGTGGTCCATATGCCCACGACGCAGCGCTGGGACGGCCCGCTGGGCGAAGTGGCGTTGTCCGACTTCGAGCGTGACGGCTTTCTTTCCTTCGAAGGATTTTTCTCCGAAGAGCGGATGGCGCCGTTCTTCGACGAACTGGATGAAATGGGCCGCGACGAGGATCTGCTGCGTCAGGACGGCGTCATCCGTGATCCGAAGTCCGGTGCGATCCGCTCGGTTTTCGACATGCACCGCATCTCTCAACGTTTCGACGAGTTGACCCGCGATCCACGCATCCTGGGCATGGTCCGTCAGTTGCTGGGCGGCGATGTCTATATTCATCAGTCGCGCATCAATGACAAGTACGGTTTTCAGGGCGCCGGCTTCGACTGGCACTCTGACTTCGAGACCTGGCATGCCGAGGATGGTATGCCGCGCATGCGGGCGGTCAGCGCGTCGATCATGCTCACCGACAACAACGAGTTCAACGGCCCGCTGATGCTGATCCCCGGGTCGCACCATCATTTCGTGCCGTGTCAGGGCACCACGCCGGACGACAACTGGAAGAGCTCGCTCAAGGCTCAGGAAGCCGGCGTGCCCAGCCAGTCCAATCTTCAGGCGCTGGTCAATCGCGGGGGTATCGTCGCGCCGAAGGGCCGCGCCGGCTCGCTGCTGTTGTTCGAATGCAATACGCTGCATGCGTCCAATTCGAATATGTCGCCGTGGCCGCGCTCGAACCTGTTCTTCGTGTACAACAGCGTCGACAACGCATTGGAACAGCCGTTCGCGGCCGAAACGCCCAGGCCGTCCTTTCTGGCCAACCGGGACCATCCCGAACCGCTCGAGATGCAGGACCCATTGGGTATGCCGTTTCGGCGTAGCGCCTGA
- a CDS encoding CsbD family protein, which translates to MNDDQFEGKWEQMKGKVREHWGRLTDDDVEEVRGRRQNLLAKIQEKYGDTKEAAEEKLVEFERRF; encoded by the coding sequence ATGAACGATGACCAGTTCGAAGGCAAGTGGGAACAAATGAAGGGCAAGGTCCGCGAACATTGGGGCCGCTTGACCGATGATGATGTGGAGGAGGTACGCGGCCGACGCCAGAACCTGCTCGCCAAGATTCAGGAGAAGTACGGCGATACCAAGGAAGCCGCCGAAGAAAAGCTCGTGGAGTTCGAGCGCCGTTTTTAG
- a CDS encoding glutathione S-transferase C-terminal domain-containing protein, producing the protein MIDFYYWPTPNGWKISIMLEECGLDYRMVPVDINAGDQFEPAFLAISPNHRMPAIVDHAPPADYGDAPVPIFESGAIIRYLAEKAQCLYPAEARLRKEIDEWLFWQVGNLGPMGGQMSHFVNYAPGEHPYSYKRYTGEYHRCLGVLERRLADRRYLVGEQYTIADIINWPWVLISKAMGQPLDEFPRVAAWRQRIKERPAVQRGVDLGKDMRGGQPKSEAARQRLFGQTANTAGTGE; encoded by the coding sequence ATGATCGACTTCTACTATTGGCCTACGCCCAACGGCTGGAAGATCTCCATCATGCTGGAGGAGTGCGGGCTGGATTACCGCATGGTGCCGGTGGATATCAATGCCGGCGATCAGTTCGAGCCGGCCTTTCTGGCGATCTCGCCGAACCATCGCATGCCGGCGATCGTCGATCACGCGCCCCCGGCCGATTATGGCGATGCACCCGTGCCGATCTTCGAATCGGGCGCGATCATCCGGTATCTGGCCGAAAAGGCGCAGTGCCTTTATCCGGCCGAAGCGCGGCTGCGCAAGGAAATCGACGAGTGGCTGTTCTGGCAAGTCGGCAACCTGGGGCCCATGGGCGGCCAGATGAGCCACTTCGTCAACTATGCGCCCGGAGAACATCCATACTCCTACAAGCGCTATACCGGTGAATATCATCGGTGTCTGGGCGTACTGGAACGGCGTCTGGCCGATCGGCGCTATCTGGTCGGCGAGCAATACACCATTGCCGACATCATCAACTGGCCCTGGGTTCTTATTTCCAAGGCCATGGGCCAGCCGCTGGACGAATTTCCTCGGGTCGCGGCGTGGCGACAGCGCATCAAGGAACGCCCGGCCGTTCAGCGTGGCGTGGATCTGGGCAAGGACATGCGCGGCGGTCAGCCCAAGAGTGAGGCGGCGCGTCAGCGGTTGTTCGGCCAGACCGCGAATACGGCCGGTACCGGCGAGTGA
- a CDS encoding DUF1328 domain-containing protein — translation MLGWAITFFIVAIIAALFGFGGIASGAAGIAKILFFIFLVLFILALVSNAVRGRGPKI, via the coding sequence ATGCTGGGTTGGGCCATCACCTTTTTCATCGTCGCAATCATTGCCGCTCTGTTCGGGTTCGGCGGTATCGCCTCCGGCGCGGCAGGCATTGCCAAGATCCTGTTCTTCATCTTCCTGGTGCTGTTCATTCTCGCACTGGTATCCAACGCGGTGCGTGGACGCGGGCCCAAGATCTGA
- a CDS encoding response regulator: protein MAFAVHIVDDDPGVRESLRALLGDAGYTVHCYSSAEQLLEHSAGISGCALIDLRLKDMNGIELQQHLIAEQSNVDILMMSAYGSIESAVTAMRRGAVDFIEKPFVPEKLLARIRSLAEATDGDETVQRDARHCAALVELLTPREKQVLSMIVDGFANKQVASALDISARTVETHRVHIMNKLNAESLPHLVRIWITAGHHLETPGM from the coding sequence ATGGCGTTTGCTGTTCACATCGTCGACGACGATCCGGGCGTGCGCGAATCTCTACGCGCGCTGCTGGGTGATGCGGGCTATACCGTGCACTGTTATTCGAGCGCCGAACAGTTGCTCGAGCACAGCGCCGGTATCTCAGGTTGCGCCTTGATCGACCTTCGGCTCAAGGACATGAACGGCATCGAACTACAGCAGCATCTGATTGCCGAACAGTCCAACGTCGATATCCTGATGATGAGCGCGTACGGATCGATCGAGTCGGCGGTTACCGCGATGCGCCGCGGTGCCGTGGATTTCATCGAAAAGCCGTTCGTGCCGGAAAAGCTTCTGGCGCGTATCCGCTCGCTGGCCGAGGCCACCGACGGCGACGAGACAGTACAACGGGATGCGCGGCATTGCGCAGCGCTGGTGGAACTGCTCACCCCGCGCGAAAAACAGGTGCTGAGCATGATTGTCGACGGATTCGCGAACAAGCAGGTCGCCAGCGCCCTGGATATCAGCGCACGCACGGTGGAAACGCATCGCGTGCATATCATGAACAAGCTGAATGCCGAATCGCTTCCGCATCTGGTGCGGATCTGGATCACCGCAGGACACCATCTGGAAACGCCGGGTATGTGA
- a CDS encoding CoA transferase has translation MKHPLSGYRVIDTTAMVSGPLATMQLADQGAEVLKIERPGVGDYTRLASNRRHGFSASYLNNNRNKRSVALDLKQADGLAALERLCENADVFVQNFRPGVAERMGIGEQAIRAVAPHIIYVSISGFGDAGPYAGYPVYDPLVQALSSLASIQGGADTARPRLVRTIVPDKLTGYVAAQAITAALLARERGAPGQHVRVSMLDAVIDFLWHSDMNSQTFVGDEFDQARAASFIDLIYETTTGHISVAVQSDKEWQALIRALDTPEWNQDPRFATPADRQDNIDARLALTQQKLATASAEHWLERLAEYGVPCAPVLTRSDLLEHEQIAANAIIVENEHPQAGRLRQARPAARFSAMPDTDYAGAPALGADTAAVLAEHGYDTQAIERLVEQGAAAVAAPHEDTQ, from the coding sequence ATGAAACATCCTTTGAGCGGTTATCGCGTGATCGATACCACAGCCATGGTGTCGGGCCCGCTGGCCACCATGCAGCTGGCCGATCAGGGCGCCGAAGTGCTCAAGATCGAACGGCCGGGCGTAGGCGACTACACGCGCCTGGCCTCGAACCGGCGCCATGGTTTTTCGGCCAGCTATCTGAACAACAATCGCAACAAGCGTTCGGTGGCGCTGGATCTCAAGCAGGCCGACGGTTTGGCGGCGCTCGAGCGCCTATGCGAGAACGCGGACGTGTTCGTGCAGAACTTCCGCCCCGGCGTGGCCGAGCGTATGGGCATCGGCGAGCAGGCCATCCGAGCGGTCGCGCCCCACATCATCTATGTCTCGATCAGCGGTTTCGGCGATGCCGGGCCGTATGCGGGCTACCCGGTGTACGACCCGCTCGTTCAAGCGCTGTCGAGTCTGGCCAGTATCCAGGGCGGCGCCGATACGGCCCGTCCGCGTCTGGTGCGAACGATCGTGCCCGACAAGCTCACCGGCTATGTCGCCGCCCAGGCGATCACCGCGGCACTGCTGGCCCGCGAGCGTGGCGCGCCGGGCCAGCACGTGCGCGTATCCATGCTGGACGCGGTGATCGACTTCCTCTGGCATTCGGATATGAACAGCCAGACGTTCGTCGGCGACGAGTTCGACCAGGCCCGAGCCGCGAGTTTCATTGACCTGATCTATGAAACCACCACCGGGCATATCAGCGTGGCCGTCCAGTCCGACAAGGAGTGGCAGGCCTTGATCCGAGCACTGGACACGCCGGAGTGGAACCAAGACCCCCGTTTTGCCACCCCGGCCGATCGCCAAGACAATATCGACGCCCGCCTGGCGCTCACGCAGCAAAAACTGGCCACGGCCAGCGCTGAGCACTGGCTCGAGCGCCTGGCCGAGTACGGCGTGCCCTGTGCGCCGGTACTCACCCGCAGCGATCTGCTCGAACACGAACAGATCGCCGCCAACGCCATCATTGTGGAAAACGAGCATCCTCAGGCGGGGCGTCTGCGCCAGGCACGCCCGGCAGCGCGGTTTTCGGCCATGCCGGACACGGACTATGCGGGCGCGCCGGCGCTCGGCGCCGACACCGCGGCCGTACTGGCCGAGCACGGTTACGACACGCAGGCCATCGAACGACTGGTGGAACAGGGCGCGGCGGCCGTCGCCGCGCCGCACGAGGATACCCAATGA
- a CDS encoding host attachment protein, translating into MNKQWIVVADAAQARIFTRTNDGKLTPENTLSHAQSRAHEGDLRTGGKGEVHDSGGSGRHQADPQTTTSEKHADIFAKQIAQTLKSAFNDNAFDSLVIAADPSFLGLLRDQLDSPVADTVATSIDKNWAQHDTADIERLLDDRL; encoded by the coding sequence ATGAACAAGCAATGGATCGTGGTCGCCGATGCCGCTCAGGCACGGATCTTCACCCGCACCAACGATGGCAAGTTGACGCCGGAAAACACGCTTAGCCATGCCCAGAGCCGGGCTCATGAAGGTGACCTCCGCACTGGCGGCAAGGGCGAGGTGCACGACAGCGGCGGCTCGGGTCGCCATCAGGCCGACCCGCAGACCACCACGAGTGAAAAGCACGCGGACATCTTTGCCAAGCAGATCGCGCAGACATTGAAATCGGCGTTCAACGACAACGCGTTCGACAGTCTGGTGATCGCTGCCGACCCATCGTTTCTGGGTCTGCTACGTGACCAGCTTGACTCGCCGGTCGCAGACACCGTAGCGACATCGATCGATAAGAACTGGGCCCAGCACGACACGGCCGACATCGAACGCCTGCTCGACGATCGACTGTAA
- the speE gene encoding polyamine aminopropyltransferase produces MVLDQHWYTEASDTLGLGFSLKIVDKLHEEQSEYQTIAVYETETFGRLLTIDGLVMLTDRDNFVYHEMMTHPALYAHGEVADAVIIGGGDCGTLREVLKHPGVATVTQIDIDERVTRVAETYFPALCEANDDPRATLAFADGVAWMANAPDASVDLVIIDSTDPIGPAEGLFNAAFYRECHRVLRPGGMLVQQSESPLVHSELIGEMHGGLRSAGFAETHLLSFPQPSYPTGWWSATLALRDARPLGRPAAAPDFETFYYTPAIHDGAFAQPAFMARILAR; encoded by the coding sequence ATGGTACTGGATCAGCATTGGTATACCGAAGCCAGCGACACGCTCGGGCTCGGGTTTTCGCTCAAGATCGTTGACAAGCTCCACGAGGAGCAGTCCGAGTATCAGACCATCGCCGTATACGAGACAGAGACCTTCGGCCGATTGCTGACCATCGACGGTCTGGTGATGCTCACCGATCGCGATAACTTCGTCTATCACGAGATGATGACGCACCCTGCCCTGTATGCCCACGGCGAGGTGGCCGACGCGGTGATCATCGGCGGCGGCGACTGCGGCACCCTGCGCGAAGTCCTCAAGCATCCTGGTGTCGCCACGGTGACCCAGATCGATATCGACGAACGCGTCACCCGCGTGGCCGAAACCTATTTTCCGGCCCTGTGCGAGGCCAACGACGACCCGCGTGCCACCCTGGCGTTCGCCGATGGCGTGGCCTGGATGGCGAACGCCCCCGATGCGTCCGTGGACCTGGTGATCATCGACAGCACCGACCCGATCGGTCCGGCTGAAGGGTTGTTCAACGCGGCCTTCTATCGCGAATGCCACCGCGTGCTGCGGCCGGGCGGCATGCTGGTCCAGCAGAGCGAGTCGCCGCTGGTCCACAGCGAGCTGATCGGCGAGATGCACGGCGGACTTCGCAGCGCAGGGTTCGCCGAGACCCATCTTCTGAGTTTCCCGCAGCCGAGTTATCCCACCGGCTGGTGGTCGGCCACGCTGGCGCTGCGTGATGCCCGCCCGCTCGGCCGTCCGGCGGCAGCGCCGGACTTCGAGACCTTCTACTACACGCCAGCCATCCACGACGGTGCGTTCGCCCAGCCTGCGTTCATGGCGCGTATTCTGGCGCGCTGA
- the purT gene encoding formate-dependent phosphoribosylglycinamide formyltransferase produces the protein MSSIGTPYSDSATRVMLLGSGELGKEVAIELARLGCEVIAVDRYDNAPAMHVASHRRVVDMGDADALRTLIRAERPALIVPEIEAIATATLIELEAEGFHVVPTARATRLTMDREGIRRLAADELGLRTSAFAFAETEQDYRAAVESVGLPCVVKPVMSSSGKGQSTVRHADDIEPAWRYSQAGGRGQRHGNSRVIVEGFVDFDYEITLLTVRHIDGTAFCAPIGHRQVDGDYRESWQPQAMSEAALVEAQRQAGAITQALGGHGLFGVEFFVAGDTVWFSEVSPRPHDTGLVTLSSQNLSEFALHVRAILGLPIPTIEQRGPAASAVIMGQGTSRSMRYSGLTRALAAADTELRLFGKPDIDGARRLGVALARADTVEAARALARESAAYVQVEY, from the coding sequence ATGTCATCTATCGGCACCCCCTATTCCGACTCGGCTACACGGGTCATGCTGCTGGGCAGCGGTGAACTCGGCAAGGAGGTCGCCATCGAACTGGCGCGACTGGGCTGCGAAGTGATCGCCGTGGACCGCTACGACAACGCCCCGGCCATGCATGTGGCCTCACACCGACGCGTGGTCGACATGGGCGATGCCGATGCGCTGCGCACGCTCATACGGGCCGAGCGCCCGGCGCTGATCGTGCCGGAGATCGAAGCGATCGCCACCGCCACACTCATCGAGCTCGAGGCCGAAGGCTTTCATGTCGTGCCCACCGCTCGGGCGACACGCCTGACCATGGACCGCGAAGGCATCCGTCGTCTGGCCGCCGACGAGCTGGGCCTGCGCACGTCCGCATTCGCATTTGCCGAGACCGAACAGGACTATCGGGCCGCGGTCGAGTCAGTCGGTCTGCCCTGCGTGGTCAAGCCGGTGATGTCGTCTTCCGGCAAAGGACAGAGCACAGTGCGCCATGCCGACGATATCGAGCCGGCGTGGCGCTACTCCCAGGCCGGCGGCCGCGGCCAGCGCCACGGCAATTCGCGGGTCATCGTCGAAGGCTTCGTGGATTTTGACTACGAGATCACGCTGCTGACCGTGCGCCATATCGACGGCACTGCCTTCTGCGCGCCCATCGGCCACCGCCAGGTCGACGGCGACTATCGTGAATCCTGGCAGCCGCAGGCGATGAGCGAGGCGGCGCTGGTCGAAGCACAGCGCCAGGCCGGCGCGATCACCCAGGCCCTGGGCGGCCATGGCCTGTTCGGCGTGGAGTTCTTCGTCGCCGGCGATACGGTCTGGTTTTCCGAGGTGTCGCCACGCCCCCATGACACCGGCCTGGTAACGCTGTCCAGCCAGAACCTGTCGGAATTCGCCCTGCACGTGCGCGCCATCCTCGGGTTGCCCATTCCCACCATCGAACAGCGCGGCCCGGCGGCTTCGGCCGTAATCATGGGCCAGGGTACGAGCCGATCGATGCGCTACAGCGGACTCACGCGTGCCCTGGCCGCCGCGGATACGGAGCTGCGCCTGTTCGGCAAACCCGACATCGACGGCGCGCGCCGGCTCGGCGTGGCCCTGGCGCGCGCGGACACCGTCGAGGCGGCACGCGCACTGGCACGCGAGAGCGCAGCGTACGTGCAGGTCGAATACTGA